DNA from Pseudomonadales bacterium:
TGGGCCCAGCACTGGCAACAACTGCCGCTGCAGCACAATCATCGCCTTGTAAACAAATCGTGCCTACCGGCTTAATGCGCTCAGCAATCGCCTCTTTTTTAGCTTCTGAAATTGCAGCAGCTTGCATAGCAAAAAGTGTTGCAATGGCAAGAAATGCAAAGCGTTTGACAGTAATTACAACTTTCACGGGTCTACCCTCAGTGTTCAAATTTTCTGTGCGCATTATAGCGTTTATTTTGTGTTTTTCGAGTGCAAATTCGACTTAAACATTGAAGCTGTTATTATCAGCTACAACTTAAAAATAACCTATGCTTGTAAGCTTTAGTTATACGCACCCAAACAATCAACAGCTTGCAATGTGAACCGCTATTGCTTGGTAAATCATCTTATGTTTCGGCAGCTATATCGCCGCTTAATGCTTTTATGCGCGACTTGTCTGGTTTTTTGCACACCTGTCTCACAGGCCGAACGTTTAACCATTGCAGTAGCCAGCAATTTCAAAACCAGTCTTGAACATTTACTAGACCATTACCCTGATGCTGACTCGGTACAAATTATCGCGGGCTCCTCAGGCAAGTTGTATGCACAAATACGACGTGGCGCACCCTATGATGTCTTTTTATCGGCCGACCGAGATAAACCTTTGCGCCTTATCGACGAGGGTTATGCGCTTGCCAACAGCTTTTACGAATATGCCTTGGGTGAATTAGTGCTGTGGACTTCGCACCAGGGCAGTATTGAAACAGTTTTACAACAGACTCAGCGGCTCGCCATTGCCAACCCCAGACTAGCTCCTTATGGGAAAGCAGGGGCCACATTTTTACAAGCGCATCAGTTTGCATCTGAGCACATTGTATACGCCGAAAATATTGCGCAAGCGTTCCAGTTTCGATTCAGTGGCCATGCTGATAGCGCTCTGATTGCCGGCTCACAGGCATCCAGCATTGCTTCTGGTCGCCTTATCCGCTTAACTAGTCATCAATACCCTGACATAGTGCAAAGTGCTGTGATTATTAGCGCAAGCCGACATCATGCTGCGGCAAATGATTTCATGCAATTTTTACGCAGTGATCGCGCTCAATCACTTATTGTAGAGCTGGGTTACTTGGACCAAAATAGGCAACAACGCTAATGTTTGACTCGCTCAGCCAACAAGATTGGCAAGCCATTATAGTCACGCTAAAGCTGGCCACGGTAACAACCTTCTGTTTGCTTCTGATTGGCTTACCATTAGCTTGGCGGCTTGCACAAGCCCGATCTGGCTGGAAGACTTGGGCTCAAAGTATTATTGCCCTACCGTTGGTACTCCCACCGACGGTTCTAGGCTTTTACTGCCTATTATTACTCAGCCCAGATGGGTTTATTGGTCAACTAGCAAGCCAACTCGGAGTTCAATCACTCGCGTTTAGTTTCGGCGGTATTGTTTTCGCCTCGTGCATTTATTCACTGCCATTTGTCGTTCAGCCCTTAATCAACCATTTTGAAAATATTGAACCGCAAATCATTGAAACTGCCATGACGCTTGGCGCATCACGACTGGATATTATGTACTCAATCATTTTACCGCAGAGCAGGCGCGCAATTCTGAGCGCTGGCGTGCTGGGCTTTGCGCATACTCTCGGGGAGTTTGGCGTAATTTTAATGGTTGGCGGCAATATTCCAGGCGAAACCAGGGTAGTATCGATGCAAATTTATGAGCATGTCGAGAGCCTCGCCTACCCACAAGCACATAGCTTATCGTTGATTTTATTGATCAGTGCACTAATCACCTTGCTGCTGCTATATAGCTTTAATCAACAACGCTTGTCGATGCTGCCTAAAAACCGATTCAAGCTAGAGAAAACCCGATATCATGATTGAGCTATCTCTTGAGGCAAGCTTAGATACGTTCTCATTATCCATAGACACCTGTATTAACAGCCAGGGCATCACCGCTATTTTTGGTCCATCAGGGGCTGGCAAAACTTCGCTATTGAGACATATTGCAGGCCTAGCTAAAAGCCCAGACTGCAGGGTTGTTTTTAATCAATCCGTTTGGCAGAACGGAAAGTCTAAACTAGCTACCGCTAAACGAGGTGTAGCTTACGTTTTTCAACAGCCACATTTATTTGAACATTTAAATGTACAGCAGAATTTAGCATTTGGCGCACAGCGCAGCAAACGAACCGTAGCAGCAGCTACAGAAACAAGAATTTATCAGGTGCTGGGCATCACCAGCCTTCTTGCAAGGCAGGTAGATGGCTTATCGGGCGGCGAGAAACAGCGCATAGCAATCGCACAGGCGATTCTTAGTTACCCAAAATTGCTGTTGTTAGATGAGCCATTATCAGCATTAGATGATCACAACAAGCAGCGGATTATTCGTTTATTAAAAGCCCTCTGCCTTGAGCTAAACCTACCGATGATCTACGTAAGCCATTCGCTATCAGAGATCAGTCAGTTGGCCGATCAGCTGGTCGTTTTAGATCAAGGCAAAATTATTGATCAAGGTGATGCGATAGATCTTATTAATCAAAAGCAACTCGCGATGAACACATCGCAATGGTTTTCGGTGCACACAGTATCAGCTATCGCAGCGGCTGCAGATGCCTCCATCAAAATGCTAAGCATTGGGCAAGCAAAACTAATCATCAGTGCGTCTGCGCTTAAAGCTTATGATAACCAGGCTGAGGCCAGTCTAGAGCCTGCCGTGATGAGGGTAATGCTTTACGCTAAAGACATCAGTCTTTGCCTAGAAAAACCGACACACAGCAGCATCGTTAACATACTGCCCGCCACCATCGTAGCCATAGACAATAAAGACGCTGATCAATGCTTGGTGACCTTAAATTGCCAGGGGCTAGTTTGTTTTGCACAAATTACTTTATACTCTTGTCAACGCTTAGCACTTAGCATAGGAAAAGCAGTATTTGCACAAATCAAAGCTGTATCAATACTCAATGGAAACTAAGCCATGCAAGGATTTGGCTTGAGAGCAATCTCAACCGGCAACAGCTCATCGCAATATTTTAACCTAGCTACTTGCCAATATCGCAGCAAGTGTGCAGTTTTATTTCTGCTATTGTTAGCATATAGCTTTTCCAATACTGTGCTTGCGAATACAGCACCTGTCTCTAACACGCAGTTGCAGGCTAAACCTAAAATTGCCTTGGTGTTGGCCGGAGGCGGTGCAAAAGGTGCAGCACACATCGGTGCACTGCATGTGTTAGAGCAGCATAATATTCCTGTGCATATCGTTACCGGCACCAGCATCGGCTCGGTGGTTGGCGGCCTGTATGCCTTGGGCTATAACGCAGATGAGATTAAGCAACGTATGTTTCGCGCAGACTTTAATCGTGGCTACTCTGACACCATTGCTCGAAAAGACCTACCTTACCGAGATAAACTTTTCTTCGATCGCTTCAACATCCCCCTCAGCCTGGGTTACGCTGATGGTGAAATCAAATTGCCCGGCGGGCTTCTGCAGGGCCAAACCATGAAACGTTTGTTGCGAGAGGTAGCTGGCCTAAG
Protein-coding regions in this window:
- the modC gene encoding molybdenum ABC transporter ATP-binding protein is translated as MIELSLEASLDTFSLSIDTCINSQGITAIFGPSGAGKTSLLRHIAGLAKSPDCRVVFNQSVWQNGKSKLATAKRGVAYVFQQPHLFEHLNVQQNLAFGAQRSKRTVAAATETRIYQVLGITSLLARQVDGLSGGEKQRIAIAQAILSYPKLLLLDEPLSALDDHNKQRIIRLLKALCLELNLPMIYVSHSLSEISQLADQLVVLDQGKIIDQGDAIDLINQKQLAMNTSQWFSVHTVSAIAAAADASIKMLSIGQAKLIISASALKAYDNQAEASLEPAVMRVMLYAKDISLCLEKPTHSSIVNILPATIVAIDNKDADQCLVTLNCQGLVCFAQITLYSCQRLALSIGKAVFAQIKAVSILNGN
- the modB gene encoding molybdate ABC transporter permease subunit, whose translation is MFDSLSQQDWQAIIVTLKLATVTTFCLLLIGLPLAWRLAQARSGWKTWAQSIIALPLVLPPTVLGFYCLLLLSPDGFIGQLASQLGVQSLAFSFGGIVFASCIYSLPFVVQPLINHFENIEPQIIETAMTLGASRLDIMYSIILPQSRRAILSAGVLGFAHTLGEFGVILMVGGNIPGETRVVSMQIYEHVESLAYPQAHSLSLILLISALITLLLLYSFNQQRLSMLPKNRFKLEKTRYHD
- the modA gene encoding molybdate ABC transporter substrate-binding protein, with translation MFRQLYRRLMLLCATCLVFCTPVSQAERLTIAVASNFKTSLEHLLDHYPDADSVQIIAGSSGKLYAQIRRGAPYDVFLSADRDKPLRLIDEGYALANSFYEYALGELVLWTSHQGSIETVLQQTQRLAIANPRLAPYGKAGATFLQAHQFASEHIVYAENIAQAFQFRFSGHADSALIAGSQASSIASGRLIRLTSHQYPDIVQSAVIISASRHHAAANDFMQFLRSDRAQSLIVELGYLDQNRQQR